From a region of the Apibacter sp. B3706 genome:
- a CDS encoding ABC-F family ATP-binding cassette domain-containing protein: protein MNYLSVENISKSFGIRTLFSNVSFHINEGDQIALVAKNGSGKSTLLKILSGLESADSGSVTLNKDIKVVMFEQSELFNDDLTAEDYIFTHSNPVLDIVHQYDTMVQNDPSNSELIGLIEKMDQWDGWKVEPVIQEIINKLKIDFLNQKIQNLSGGQQKRISLAKFLIDISFEKGTVLLILDEPTNHLDIEMVEWLEFFLNKENKTLILVTHDRYFLDAICTRILEMEDGTLYSHNGDYETYVTNKSLRIENQIAQTNKAKNLYRKELEWMRRQPQARTSKSKSRIESFYKTEELAKKSISDAQVQLDMQMTRLGKKIIEMEHVSKHFGNKIILDNFSHTFARGSKIGIIGKNGVGKTTFLKILERKEEFDSGTIEWGETLQIGHFKQEGLAYKEDQRVIDFVKEIADYFPLSNGKQITAGQFLEMFLFTPESQYTYISKLSGGEKKRLQLLSILFSNPNFLILDEPTNDLDLPTLTVLENFLNEYQGCVLIVSHDRYFMDKVVDELMIFEGNGKISWFIGNYTDYYLNSKEKENEIIKDVSKKEIKNSNPTNGNKSPKLSFKEKRELEMLEKEIPQLEEEKNKLTEQLSSSSLSFDEIQEISNKLENLIQSLDYKESRWLELSDLNA from the coding sequence ATGAATTATCTTTCAGTTGAAAACATCAGTAAGTCTTTTGGCATAAGAACTTTATTTTCCAATGTCTCTTTTCATATAAATGAAGGAGATCAAATTGCTTTAGTTGCTAAAAACGGTAGTGGAAAAAGTACTTTATTAAAAATCCTGTCCGGATTAGAATCTGCCGATTCCGGATCGGTTACGCTCAATAAAGACATAAAAGTAGTTATGTTTGAACAATCTGAACTATTTAATGATGATTTAACTGCTGAAGATTATATATTTACCCATTCTAACCCTGTATTGGATATCGTTCATCAATACGATACCATGGTTCAGAATGATCCTTCCAATTCTGAATTGATAGGATTAATAGAAAAAATGGATCAATGGGATGGATGGAAAGTCGAACCTGTAATTCAAGAAATTATCAATAAATTAAAAATTGATTTCCTTAATCAAAAGATACAAAATTTATCGGGTGGACAACAAAAAAGAATTTCTCTTGCCAAATTCCTGATCGATATAAGCTTTGAAAAAGGCACTGTATTATTAATTCTGGATGAACCAACTAATCATTTAGATATTGAAATGGTTGAATGGTTGGAATTTTTTCTTAACAAAGAAAACAAAACCCTTATTTTAGTTACTCATGATCGATATTTTTTAGATGCTATTTGCACTCGGATCTTAGAAATGGAAGACGGAACCTTATATTCGCATAATGGCGATTATGAGACCTATGTAACCAATAAATCTCTGAGAATTGAAAATCAGATAGCTCAAACCAATAAAGCTAAAAATTTATATAGAAAAGAGCTGGAATGGATGCGCAGACAACCTCAGGCTAGAACATCCAAGTCAAAAAGCAGAATTGAAAGTTTTTATAAAACGGAAGAACTTGCTAAAAAAAGCATCTCTGATGCTCAAGTTCAATTGGACATGCAAATGACTCGTTTGGGAAAAAAAATCATTGAAATGGAACATGTTTCCAAACATTTTGGAAATAAAATAATCTTGGACAACTTTTCCCATACTTTTGCCAGAGGATCAAAAATCGGGATCATCGGTAAAAATGGAGTAGGTAAAACAACTTTTTTGAAGATACTTGAAAGAAAGGAAGAATTTGATTCAGGAACTATTGAATGGGGCGAAACTTTACAAATAGGGCATTTTAAACAGGAAGGACTCGCATACAAAGAAGATCAACGAGTTATTGATTTTGTAAAAGAAATAGCAGATTATTTTCCTCTATCCAATGGAAAACAAATTACTGCCGGTCAATTCTTAGAAATGTTTCTTTTTACACCGGAATCTCAATATACTTATATATCTAAATTAAGCGGCGGAGAGAAAAAGAGATTGCAATTGCTATCAATTTTATTTAGCAATCCTAATTTTTTAATACTTGATGAGCCTACAAATGACTTAGATTTACCAACCTTAACTGTTCTTGAAAATTTTTTAAATGAATATCAAGGCTGTGTTTTGATCGTAAGCCATGACCGATACTTTATGGACAAAGTGGTTGATGAATTGATGATTTTTGAGGGCAACGGTAAAATTTCCTGGTTTATAGGTAATTATACAGATTATTATTTAAATTCAAAGGAAAAAGAAAATGAAATCATCAAAGACGTTTCTAAAAAGGAAATAAAAAATAGTAATCCAACTAACGGGAACAAATCTCCTAAACTTTCTTTCAAGGAAAAAAGAGAATTAGAAATGCTAGAAAAAGAAATTCCTCAGTTAGAAGAAGAAAAAAATAAATTAACTGAACAATTATCCTCTTCGAGTTTAAGTTTTGATGAAATACAAGAAATTAGCAATAAGCTGGAAAATCTTATTCAAAGTTTAGATTACAAAGAATCTAGATGGCTGGAACTCAGCGATCTCAACGCTTAA
- a CDS encoding OmpP1/FadL family transporter, with amino-acid sequence MKIRFFSILSSFIIFLNAAYAQQTSTSPYSSFGLGESKTNSDIVISSMGGLGTSYISDFTNEANFVNPAANRNLRYTSYNIVINTDYTNAKTSNVSSDRSTTYLANLSLAFPIGAKSRVGVNLQPYTNIGYDINTDNSDVVNQKSLFKGRGGLNAFSGMYSYNISNEFSLGAKIGYVWGDLKKDQETSLQNANLISGIFNKQEYGFFDYTLGVAYRKKLTNNHLLKIGATYNIGHTIDADVNYLYSTYYYNNNNEKVSMDTLNYVKGTHDAKLPSSYSIGVAYGKEHKWSLGADFKFTDQFKLKIPEDNFDYKNKYRVAVGGWYLPNINGFRSYFEKIIYRYGLYYENTGLNVNNKTIDQYGVTAGLGLPLGKSGKHDPSMLNLGIELGQRGSKSNGLIKENFVNFKVGFNFDDLWFRKRQYD; translated from the coding sequence ATGAAAATTAGATTTTTCTCCATATTATCATCATTTATCATATTTCTGAATGCAGCTTATGCCCAGCAAACTTCTACCTCTCCTTATTCTTCATTTGGCTTAGGAGAAAGTAAAACCAATTCCGATATAGTAATTTCTTCTATGGGAGGATTGGGAACCTCATATATTTCAGATTTTACCAATGAAGCCAATTTTGTAAATCCGGCAGCGAATAGAAACTTGCGATATACCAGTTATAACATCGTGATCAATACCGATTATACCAATGCTAAAACTTCTAACGTAAGCAGTGATCGATCCACTACTTATTTAGCTAATTTATCATTAGCCTTTCCAATCGGAGCTAAGTCCAGAGTAGGAGTAAATTTACAACCTTACACCAATATAGGATATGATATAAATACAGATAATTCAGATGTTGTAAATCAAAAATCTTTATTTAAGGGAAGGGGAGGACTTAATGCTTTTAGTGGTATGTATTCATATAATATATCCAATGAGTTTTCCTTAGGAGCTAAAATCGGGTATGTTTGGGGCGATTTGAAAAAAGATCAAGAAACATCTTTACAGAATGCTAATTTGATTTCCGGTATATTTAATAAGCAAGAATATGGTTTTTTCGATTATACTTTAGGAGTAGCCTATCGAAAAAAATTAACTAATAATCATTTACTTAAAATCGGAGCAACTTATAATATAGGGCATACCATAGATGCTGATGTAAATTATTTGTATTCAACCTATTATTATAACAATAATAATGAAAAAGTTTCAATGGATACCTTAAACTATGTTAAGGGAACACATGATGCAAAATTACCTTCATCATACTCAATAGGAGTGGCCTATGGAAAAGAGCATAAATGGTCATTAGGAGCAGATTTTAAATTTACAGATCAATTTAAACTAAAGATACCGGAAGATAATTTTGATTACAAAAATAAGTATCGCGTAGCTGTAGGAGGCTGGTATTTGCCTAATATAAACGGTTTCAGATCTTATTTTGAAAAAATTATTTATCGGTATGGGCTGTATTATGAAAATACAGGGCTTAATGTGAACAATAAAACCATTGACCAATATGGGGTAACCGCCGGTCTAGGCCTGCCTTTGGGTAAATCCGGTAAACATGATCCTTCCATGCTAAATTTAGGAATTGAATTAGGACAAAGAGGTTCAAAATCAAACGGTCTAATCAAAGAGAATTTCGTAAATTTTAAGGTTGGATTTAATTTTGATGATCTTTGGTTTAGAAAGAGACAGTACGATTAA
- the lptC gene encoding LPS export ABC transporter periplasmic protein LptC: MVTIKKIKIYLYLIFFAIISISCSDEKGDNLGEKKTNFASRRIYNANITLTDSVYAIIRLRTPLMEEYEFVETPYTVFPKGLDMDFYQKGKDPGHLKADYAKIIETAGWYEARKNVVIINSDKDTLKTNQIFWNKKERKIFSNDTVKIYRADGVTTNISVHGIESSEDFKNFKLKKNTGTLPYANDLKTDSK, translated from the coding sequence ATGGTGACTATAAAAAAAATAAAAATCTATTTATATCTTATTTTTTTTGCGATTATTTCCATATCATGTTCCGATGAAAAAGGGGATAATTTAGGAGAAAAAAAAACCAACTTTGCTTCCAGGAGAATCTATAATGCTAATATAACTTTAACAGATTCAGTGTATGCAATTATTAGATTAAGGACTCCACTTATGGAAGAATATGAATTTGTAGAGACACCGTATACAGTTTTTCCTAAAGGTTTAGATATGGATTTCTACCAAAAAGGTAAAGATCCCGGGCATTTGAAAGCAGATTATGCCAAGATAATTGAAACTGCAGGATGGTATGAAGCAAGGAAAAATGTAGTTATTATTAATTCGGATAAAGACACATTAAAAACCAATCAAATTTTTTGGAATAAGAAAGAAAGAAAAATTTTTTCAAACGATACCGTTAAAATCTACAGGGCAGACGGGGTAACTACGAATATTTCTGTTCATGGAATTGAATCTTCAGAAGACTTTAAGAATTTTAAACTGAAAAAAAACACAGGTACTTTGCCCTATGCAAATGATTTAAAAACAGATAGCAAATAA
- a CDS encoding uracil-DNA glycosylase — protein sequence MNINIEESWKNLLKPEFEKPYFSSLINFVKQEYKEHTCYPKGKNIFKAFELTPFDQVKVVLLGQDPYHGEGQAMGLCFSVPNGIVYPPSLRNIIIELKNDTGIELKSGDLTPWTKQGVFLLNATLTVRAHQAGSHQKKGWETFTDSVIHKISEEKEHVVFILWGSYAQQKINLIDTRKHFIIKSVHPSPLSAHRGFFGSRPFSLTNEYLTSKKIEPIQW from the coding sequence ATGAATATAAATATTGAAGAATCATGGAAAAATTTATTAAAGCCTGAATTTGAAAAGCCTTATTTTTCATCTTTAATAAATTTTGTTAAGCAAGAATATAAAGAACATACTTGCTATCCAAAAGGTAAAAATATTTTTAAGGCCTTTGAATTGACTCCCTTTGATCAAGTAAAAGTGGTTTTACTGGGACAGGATCCATATCATGGAGAAGGACAAGCTATGGGATTATGTTTTTCTGTTCCCAATGGAATAGTATATCCGCCTTCTTTAAGGAATATTATTATTGAATTAAAAAATGATACCGGTATTGAATTAAAGTCGGGGGATTTAACTCCATGGACCAAACAGGGTGTTTTTTTGCTCAATGCTACTTTAACGGTACGAGCCCATCAAGCGGGTTCTCACCAAAAAAAAGGATGGGAAACGTTCACGGATTCTGTAATTCATAAAATATCTGAAGAAAAAGAACATGTTGTATTTATTTTATGGGGAAGCTATGCACAACAGAAAATTAATTTAATAGATACTCGAAAACATTTCATAATTAAATCGGTACACCCCTCTCCTTTATCCGCACATAGAGGCTTTTTCGGTTCAAGACCTTTTAGTCTTACTAATGAATATTTAACCTCAAAAAAAATTGAACCTATTCAGTGGTAG
- a CDS encoding ATP-dependent DNA helicase RecQ yields the protein MDFSLPNKILESYWGYKEFRPLQKEIILSILESKDNIALLPTGAGKSICYQVPALLVQGTCIIISPLLALIKDQVYSLKRKLIPAEYISSDQTADQQLSVFNKLRNNELKLLYVSPERLLNKTFLEIIKDIEISFIAVDEAHCISEWGNDFRPSYQQIIKFREYIGIQIPCMALTATATEKVLIEIIKKLDLHNVQVFKRSFNRENLSLQVLNAGDKFGEIERILHRYKGSGIIYCRTRNETKTLSETLKRKGFEVEFFHAGLSPSEKMQRQKNWTESTNQILISTNAFGMGIDKKDVRVIIHLSPPYSLENYYQEVGRAGRDGLLSHTFLLWNEAELSDIYSSLIQTISSKSEYEKVIRYLYSMFCIVPNELPDTIFDFDLKLFQQRTKINKSKIIPILEFLHNSSVLQWKYEPSDSLLKINFPIERLDTNFYGNDSFLFEKIARKITGVFSYQIKFDEKKLADSLLIPLSVLHSKFIKYNQSGDISYVDGNKQKIYFLEPRNDQKLLGSFWNEFQLIQQNKLVKYKELEFFIKNSKYCRMKLILGYFGEKTNQICGKCDVCCKSKLDEQSYLKDILSYIKEQPRSREDIYAEFRNVSFEKIHECLQDLISENKIKALNFNTYSA from the coding sequence ATGGACTTTTCATTACCAAATAAAATTCTTGAATCTTACTGGGGGTATAAAGAATTCAGACCTCTTCAAAAAGAGATCATACTTTCTATATTGGAAAGTAAAGATAATATTGCTCTTTTACCTACAGGAGCAGGAAAATCTATTTGCTATCAAGTCCCCGCTCTTTTGGTTCAAGGCACTTGTATTATTATTTCTCCATTATTGGCTCTTATAAAGGATCAAGTGTATTCATTAAAAAGGAAATTAATTCCGGCCGAGTATATTTCTTCGGATCAAACAGCGGATCAACAACTTTCCGTATTTAATAAATTGAGAAATAATGAATTGAAATTATTATATGTATCTCCGGAACGATTGTTAAATAAAACTTTTCTAGAGATCATTAAAGATATTGAAATTTCGTTTATCGCAGTTGATGAAGCTCATTGTATTTCTGAATGGGGTAATGATTTTCGTCCATCGTATCAACAAATTATAAAGTTTAGAGAATATATCGGGATTCAAATTCCTTGCATGGCACTTACTGCAACCGCAACTGAAAAGGTCTTAATTGAAATAATAAAAAAACTTGATTTACATAATGTTCAGGTATTTAAAAGATCATTTAATAGAGAAAATCTTTCTTTACAAGTTTTAAATGCCGGAGACAAATTTGGGGAAATTGAAAGAATTTTACATAGGTATAAGGGTTCGGGAATTATTTATTGTAGAACTCGTAATGAAACTAAAACTTTGTCTGAAACTTTAAAAAGAAAGGGATTTGAGGTTGAATTTTTTCATGCAGGATTATCCCCTAGTGAAAAAATGCAAAGACAAAAAAATTGGACGGAAAGTACCAACCAAATTCTAATTTCAACAAATGCTTTTGGAATGGGTATAGATAAGAAAGACGTTCGTGTGATCATTCATCTTTCTCCTCCTTATTCATTAGAAAATTATTATCAGGAAGTTGGTCGTGCAGGAAGGGACGGACTTTTATCACATACATTTTTATTATGGAATGAAGCGGAACTTTCTGATATATACTCATCACTCATACAAACTATATCTTCAAAATCGGAATATGAAAAAGTTATCCGTTATTTATATTCAATGTTTTGTATTGTTCCTAATGAGTTACCCGATACAATTTTTGATTTCGACTTGAAATTATTTCAACAACGTACAAAAATTAATAAAAGTAAGATTATACCTATTTTAGAATTTCTTCATAATAGCTCAGTTCTTCAATGGAAATATGAGCCTTCAGATAGTCTGCTTAAAATTAACTTTCCTATAGAAAGACTTGACACTAATTTTTACGGCAATGATTCCTTTTTATTTGAAAAAATTGCCAGAAAAATAACAGGTGTTTTTTCTTATCAAATAAAATTTGATGAAAAAAAATTAGCCGACAGCCTTTTAATTCCTCTTTCCGTATTACACTCCAAATTCATTAAATATAACCAATCAGGCGATATTTCTTACGTTGATGGTAATAAGCAAAAAATTTACTTTTTAGAACCACGAAACGATCAAAAACTTTTAGGAAGCTTTTGGAATGAATTTCAACTTATACAACAAAATAAATTAGTTAAATATAAAGAGTTGGAATTTTTTATCAAAAATTCAAAATATTGCAGGATGAAATTAATCCTTGGATATTTTGGTGAAAAAACCAATCAAATATGCGGTAAGTGTGATGTATGTTGTAAATCCAAATTAGATGAACAATCTTACCTGAAAGATATTTTATCTTATATAAAAGAACAGCCTAGAAGCAGAGAGGATATTTATGCCGAATTTAGGAATGTTTCTTTTGAAAAAATTCATGAATGCTTACAAGATCTAATTTCAGAAAATAAAATTAAAGCATTAAATTTCAACACATATTCTGCTTAA
- a CDS encoding efflux RND transporter periplasmic adaptor subunit encodes MNNKVLKIVLSVAFIALLLYCIWYVIITNTRSNDKFETESPVTMTIQQKAVATGKINPKEKIEIKPNISGIIKEIYIKEGDEVKVGQLLATIKVVPVVSTVNTAMQNINSAEIKLNNQKRIFERQKLLYEQGVISKQDYESAETEYKIAKQNLIQAQKDYDIAKTGITSGLEDLASIQVRSTANGQALEVPVEVGDQVIEANTFNAGTTIASIADVSKMIFEGKVDESDAGKMHEGMKLKIIIGALQDKDINGILTFISPQGKEENGAVKYEIKADIIIPEGVSIRAGYSANAEVILSERKNILAMREALMQYDGERPFVEVQQPDGKFKKVYVKLGLSDGIFVEVQGISLKDQIKIWNSSDEDKSSRKK; translated from the coding sequence ATGAATAATAAGGTTCTTAAAATAGTTTTATCTGTTGCTTTTATTGCACTTTTATTGTATTGTATATGGTACGTAATTATAACCAATACACGATCTAATGATAAGTTTGAGACAGAGTCTCCGGTTACTATGACTATTCAGCAAAAAGCTGTGGCAACCGGTAAAATTAATCCAAAAGAAAAGATAGAAATCAAACCTAATATTTCCGGGATTATCAAGGAGATTTATATTAAAGAAGGAGATGAAGTAAAAGTAGGACAATTATTGGCTACAATTAAAGTGGTTCCGGTCGTTTCTACAGTAAATACTGCTATGCAGAATATAAATTCAGCAGAAATTAAGTTAAATAATCAAAAAAGAATTTTTGAACGTCAAAAATTATTATATGAGCAAGGAGTAATTTCTAAGCAGGATTATGAAAGTGCTGAAACGGAATATAAAATAGCAAAACAAAATTTAATTCAAGCACAGAAAGATTATGATATTGCTAAAACAGGTATTACTTCAGGATTAGAAGATTTAGCGAGTATTCAAGTTCGTTCTACTGCAAATGGACAGGCACTGGAAGTACCCGTTGAAGTAGGGGATCAGGTAATTGAAGCTAACACATTTAATGCAGGAACAACTATTGCAAGCATTGCCGATGTCAGCAAAATGATATTTGAGGGTAAAGTGGACGAGTCAGATGCAGGGAAAATGCATGAGGGAATGAAATTAAAAATAATAATCGGAGCGCTTCAAGACAAAGATATAAATGGTATTTTAACCTTTATTTCTCCTCAAGGTAAAGAAGAAAACGGGGCTGTTAAATATGAAATTAAAGCAGATATAATTATTCCGGAAGGGGTTTCCATTCGCGCCGGATATAGTGCCAATGCAGAAGTAATATTAAGTGAGAGAAAAAATATTTTAGCAATGAGAGAAGCTTTAATGCAATATGATGGAGAGAGACCTTTCGTTGAAGTACAACAGCCTGATGGAAAATTCAAAAAAGTTTATGTAAAACTAGGGTTATCAGACGGAATATTTGTTGAAGTTCAAGGTATTTCACTGAAAGATCAAATTAAAATATGGAATTCTTCAGACGAAGATAAATCATCAAGAAAAAAGTAG
- the dnaG gene encoding DNA primase, which produces MISKETIDKIFSTARVEEVISDFINLKKSGSNYKGLSPFVDEKTPSFMVSPSKQIWKDFSSGKGGNVVTFIMEQEHYTYPEALRYLAKKYNIEIEEDSKELSDSQKELQLNKESLYQLSEVANEYFQNQLWKTEEGNTIGISYFRERSIRDDIIKQFQLGYSPKEWDSFTHFAYEKGYKKEILEQSGLSIFKEGSDKGFDRFRERVLFPIHSFSGRVLGFGGRILQNNAKTAKYVNSPESEIYHKSQVLYGLFHAKSFIIKEDNCYLVEGYMDVISLYQNGIKNVVASSGTSLTVEQIRLIKRLTNNITVLYDGDQAGIKASFRSIDMILEQEMNVKVLLFPDGEDPDSFARKHTADEIEAFFKENSKDFIQFKTDVLLKETNGDPIKKAGLIRDIVGSIALIKNLIQKEIYVKECSRILDISEQVLFSELAQLTQQNIHSRDRNTRKQVALQPVTTSQQEEIDFTYKIEEDILELMLSYGDHEILINYVEEEEPYKTTVIEEIVHRLKEDDLQFTVDFYNRIYLEIMEGIENNQLRTGEYFVKSKEVDITEFAVGKLLKKYSISNNWELKEIYVPTLEQNLAKNTKDVILKYKAIRIAEMNKNLAKELSSGNISEERRLEIFNQIITLDKLLKQIHKLENRVI; this is translated from the coding sequence ATGATTTCAAAAGAGACCATAGATAAGATTTTCTCTACGGCAAGAGTGGAAGAAGTAATATCGGATTTTATAAACCTGAAAAAATCAGGGAGTAATTATAAAGGCTTAAGTCCTTTTGTAGATGAAAAAACGCCGTCATTTATGGTTTCCCCATCCAAACAGATTTGGAAAGATTTTTCATCCGGTAAAGGCGGTAATGTGGTTACCTTTATAATGGAACAAGAACATTATACCTATCCGGAGGCCTTACGCTATCTGGCAAAAAAGTATAATATTGAAATTGAAGAAGACAGTAAAGAACTGTCTGACAGTCAAAAAGAATTACAATTAAATAAAGAAAGCCTATATCAATTATCAGAGGTTGCCAATGAATATTTTCAAAACCAACTTTGGAAAACTGAAGAAGGTAATACCATAGGAATATCTTATTTTAGAGAAAGAAGTATACGGGATGACATTATTAAACAATTCCAATTAGGGTATTCACCGAAAGAGTGGGATTCATTTACACATTTTGCATATGAGAAAGGGTATAAAAAAGAAATATTAGAGCAATCCGGTTTAAGCATTTTTAAAGAAGGATCAGATAAAGGATTCGATCGTTTTAGAGAGCGAGTACTATTTCCCATTCATAGTTTTTCGGGAAGAGTATTGGGATTTGGAGGTCGGATATTACAAAATAATGCAAAAACGGCTAAATATGTTAATTCCCCTGAAAGTGAAATCTATCATAAAAGTCAAGTTTTATATGGGTTATTTCATGCAAAATCTTTTATCATTAAAGAAGATAATTGTTATTTGGTGGAAGGATATATGGATGTAATATCCCTTTATCAAAATGGTATTAAAAATGTAGTAGCCTCTTCAGGAACTTCATTAACTGTTGAGCAAATTAGATTAATAAAAAGGTTAACCAACAACATTACTGTTTTATATGATGGGGATCAAGCAGGAATTAAAGCTTCATTCAGAAGCATAGATATGATCCTTGAGCAAGAAATGAATGTTAAAGTATTGCTGTTTCCGGATGGAGAAGATCCGGATAGTTTTGCAAGAAAACATACTGCCGATGAAATAGAAGCATTTTTTAAAGAAAACAGTAAAGATTTTATTCAATTCAAAACAGATGTTTTATTAAAAGAAACGAACGGCGATCCCATAAAAAAGGCCGGATTAATTAGAGATATAGTTGGGAGTATAGCCTTAATAAAAAATCTTATTCAAAAAGAGATTTATGTAAAAGAATGTTCGAGAATATTGGATATCTCGGAGCAAGTTCTGTTTAGTGAATTGGCTCAACTAACACAACAAAATATACATTCTAGAGATCGGAATACAAGAAAACAAGTTGCTTTACAACCTGTAACTACATCTCAACAAGAAGAAATTGATTTTACCTATAAAATTGAAGAAGATATTTTAGAATTAATGCTATCCTATGGAGACCATGAAATTTTAATAAACTATGTGGAAGAAGAAGAACCCTATAAAACTACTGTAATAGAAGAAATTGTTCACCGCTTAAAAGAAGATGATTTACAATTTACCGTAGATTTTTACAATAGAATTTATTTGGAAATCATGGAAGGTATTGAAAACAATCAATTGAGAACCGGAGAATATTTTGTTAAATCTAAAGAAGTCGACATCACCGAATTTGCCGTAGGAAAATTATTAAAAAAATACTCAATAAGCAATAATTGGGAACTCAAAGAAATATATGTTCCAACACTAGAGCAAAATCTTGCAAAAAACACAAAAGATGTAATACTTAAATACAAAGCGATAAGAATAGCGGAAATGAATAAAAATTTAGCTAAAGAATTAAGTTCGGGGAATATATCAGAAGAAAGAAGATTAGAAATTTTTAATCAGATTATAACTTTAGATAAGCTTCTAAAACAAATACATAAGCTGGAAAATCGGGTAATTTAA
- a CDS encoding DUF47 domain-containing protein translates to MGISAFFRLFQPKDKVFYTLFEQVVDNLAAMSKDMVEGMKSQETITEAFYKKMEDYEHANDKLSHHIFIELGKNFITPFDREDIHQLTSALDDIADILFASCKYILLYKSPYIPAYFTFANLIHDCVLELQKAIYNLRNFKKPKEVLASCVEINRIENVADDFFSKEIGDLFESKRDVLDIIKLKNVLEYLEDVTDKCEDSANIIESILVKYS, encoded by the coding sequence ATGGGTATTAGTGCATTTTTTAGATTATTTCAACCAAAAGATAAGGTTTTCTATACTTTATTCGAACAAGTTGTTGATAATCTGGCTGCCATGTCCAAGGATATGGTAGAAGGAATGAAATCACAAGAAACTATAACAGAAGCATTTTATAAAAAAATGGAAGATTATGAACATGCTAATGATAAGTTGTCTCACCATATTTTTATAGAATTAGGTAAAAATTTCATTACCCCTTTTGATCGAGAAGATATACATCAGTTAACTTCTGCACTTGATGATATTGCTGATATCTTGTTCGCATCCTGTAAATACATATTACTGTACAAATCTCCGTATATTCCGGCATATTTTACATTTGCAAATCTGATACATGACTGTGTATTAGAGCTGCAAAAAGCAATCTATAATCTAAGAAACTTTAAGAAACCCAAAGAGGTATTGGCTTCATGTGTAGAAATCAATAGAATTGAAAATGTTGCCGATGACTTTTTTAGCAAAGAAATTGGAGATTTATTTGAAAGCAAAAGAGATGTATTAGATATTATAAAACTGAAAAATGTATTAGAATATTTAGAAGATGTCACAGACAAATGTGAAGATTCAGCAAATATTATAGAATCTATTTTAGTTAAATATTCATAA